From Medicago truncatula cultivar Jemalong A17 chromosome 7, MtrunA17r5.0-ANR, whole genome shotgun sequence, a single genomic window includes:
- the LOC120577091 gene encoding two-component response regulator ORR23 → MNDEFRIGMHILAVDDDRTCLKILGRLLESCQYHVTTAPSARMALNLLRENKNKYDLVMSNVHMPDMDGFKLLELVGLEMDLPVIMFSENDDPKLVMKAIDVGACDYLLKPVQLKEVKMIWQHVIRKKKTSKRSNDDPRFKWSRDLHHKFVVAVNQFGVEKARPKKILNLMNIENLTKEHVASHLQVFFFISYALDF, encoded by the exons ATGAATGATGAGTTTCGAATTGGAATGCATATTCTTGCTGTTGATGATGACAGAACTTGTCTCAAGATTTTGGGGAGACTTCTCGAAAGCTGTCAATACCATG TAACCACTGCTCCAAGTGCACGAATGGCACTGAATTTGTtgagagaaaacaaaaacaaatatgactTAGTAATGAGTAACGTTCATATGCCAGACATGGATGGATTTAAGCTTCTTGAGCTTGTTGGACTTGAGATGGACCTACCTGTCATAA tgttTTCTGAAAATGATGATCCTAAGCTGGTGATGAAAGCAATTGATGTTGGTGCTTGTGATTATCTGCTGAAACCTGTTCAACTGAAAGAGGTGAAGATGATTTGGCAACATGTAATCAGAAAGAAGAAAACTAGCAAAAGAAGCAATGACGAT CCTCGGTTTAAATGGTCCCGTGACTTACACCACAAGTTTGTTGTCGCGGTTAATCAATTTGGCGTTGAAA AGGCTAGACCAAAAAAGATTCTTAACTTGATGAATATTGAAAATCTTACAAAGGAACATGTGGCCAGCCATCTCCAGgtatttttctttatctcttATGCTTTAGATTTTTAA
- the LOC11423191 gene encoding mitochondrial carrier protein MTM1 isoform X1 — MSSQAHSDAQLTIVERALSAAGAAFISAVIVNPLDVAKTRLQAQAAGVPYHDVYQIHPSFQTNTVLNNIKCTTPAYKGTIDVLYKVTRQEGFTRLWRGTNASLALAMPSVGIYMPCYDIFRNFMEEYTTQNSPDLTPYVPLVAGSLARSLACISCYPVELARTRMQAFRVTQGAKPPGVWKTLLGVINPDKGTSILQNLHRYRFWWTGLGAQLSRDVPYSAICWSTLEPIRKKLLGFVGEEANATTVLGANFSAGFIAGTLASAATCPLDVAKTRRQIEKDPERALKMTTRTTLLEIWRDGGLRGLFTGIAPRVGRAGPSVGIVVSFYEVVKYALNDRHSTSS, encoded by the exons ATGTCGTCGCAAGCACATTCCGACGCGCAATTAACCATCGTTGAACGCGCTTTATCCGCCGCCGGCGCCGCTTTCATCTCCGCCGTCATCGTCAATCCACTCGATGTCGCCAAG aCAAGACTTCAAGCGCAAGCTGCTGGAGTTCCCTACCATGACGTTTATCAAATTCATCCTTCTTTTCAAACTAACACC gtTTTAAACAATATCAAATGTACTACACCGGCATATAAAGGGACTATAGATGTACTCTACAAAGTTACACGTCAG GAAGGATTTACCAGATTGTGGAGAGGCACAAATGCTAGTTTGGCATTGGCCATGCCAAGT GTTGGAATTTATATGCCTTGTTATGATATCTTCCGCAACTTTATGGAGGAGTATACAACTCAAAATTCTCCAGATTTAACGCCTTATGTTCCATTAGTAGCAGGATCACTTGCACGCTCATTGGCTTGCATTTCCTGTTATCCTGTAGAACTTGCAAGGACTCGCATgcag GCATTTAGAGTAACACAAGGCGCCAAACCTCCAGGTGTATGGAAGACATTACTTGGAGTCATCAACCCAGACAAGGGAACAAGTATTCTTCAAAACT TACACAGGTACCGTTTCTGGTGGACTGGGCTTGGAGCACAACTTTCTAGGGATGTTCCATACTCTGCAATTTGCTGGTCAACCCTTGAGCCG ATAAGGAAAAAACTTCTTGGATTTGTTGGTGAAGAAGCAAATGCCACTACTGTCCTTGGGGCTAATTTTTCTGCTGGTTTTATAGCAGGAACTTTAGCATCCGCTGCCACGTGTCCACTGGATGTGGCAAAAACCCGACGACAGATAGAG AAGGATCCTGAAAGGGCATTAAAGATGACTACAAGAACAACATTGCTTGAAATTTGGAG GGATGGAGGATTAAGGGGGTTATTTACCGGCATTGCTCCCCGTGTAGGTCGGGCTGGTCCATCTGTTGGAATAGTTGTCTCCTTTTACGAAGTTGTCAAGTATGCCTTAAATGATAGACATTCAACTTCATCATAG
- the LOC11423191 gene encoding mitochondrial carrier protein MTM1 isoform X2: MYSTKLHVRSEFMQEGFTRLWRGTNASLALAMPSVGIYMPCYDIFRNFMEEYTTQNSPDLTPYVPLVAGSLARSLACISCYPVELARTRMQAFRVTQGAKPPGVWKTLLGVINPDKGTSILQNLHRYRFWWTGLGAQLSRDVPYSAICWSTLEPIRKKLLGFVGEEANATTVLGANFSAGFIAGTLASAATCPLDVAKTRRQIEKDPERALKMTTRTTLLEIWRDGGLRGLFTGIAPRVGRAGPSVGIVVSFYEVVKYALNDRHSTSS; the protein is encoded by the exons ATGTACTCTACAAAGTTACACGTCAG GAGTGAATTTATGCAGGAAGGATTTACCAGATTGTGGAGAGGCACAAATGCTAGTTTGGCATTGGCCATGCCAAGT GTTGGAATTTATATGCCTTGTTATGATATCTTCCGCAACTTTATGGAGGAGTATACAACTCAAAATTCTCCAGATTTAACGCCTTATGTTCCATTAGTAGCAGGATCACTTGCACGCTCATTGGCTTGCATTTCCTGTTATCCTGTAGAACTTGCAAGGACTCGCATgcag GCATTTAGAGTAACACAAGGCGCCAAACCTCCAGGTGTATGGAAGACATTACTTGGAGTCATCAACCCAGACAAGGGAACAAGTATTCTTCAAAACT TACACAGGTACCGTTTCTGGTGGACTGGGCTTGGAGCACAACTTTCTAGGGATGTTCCATACTCTGCAATTTGCTGGTCAACCCTTGAGCCG ATAAGGAAAAAACTTCTTGGATTTGTTGGTGAAGAAGCAAATGCCACTACTGTCCTTGGGGCTAATTTTTCTGCTGGTTTTATAGCAGGAACTTTAGCATCCGCTGCCACGTGTCCACTGGATGTGGCAAAAACCCGACGACAGATAGAG AAGGATCCTGAAAGGGCATTAAAGATGACTACAAGAACAACATTGCTTGAAATTTGGAG GGATGGAGGATTAAGGGGGTTATTTACCGGCATTGCTCCCCGTGTAGGTCGGGCTGGTCCATCTGTTGGAATAGTTGTCTCCTTTTACGAAGTTGTCAAGTATGCCTTAAATGATAGACATTCAACTTCATCATAG
- the LOC11425694 gene encoding N-terminal acetyltransferase B complex catalytic subunit NAA20 isoform X1 has product MTTIRRFCCNDLLRFTNVNLDHLTETFNMSFYMTYLARWPDYFHLAQGPGNHIMGYIMGKVEGQGESWHGHVTAVTVAPDYRRQQLAKKLMNLLEDISDNIDKAYFVDLFVRASNAPAIKMYEKLGYVIYRRVLRYYSGEEDGLDMRKALSRDVDKKSVIPLKRPVTPDELEYD; this is encoded by the exons ATGACGACAATACGTAGGTTTTGCTGCAACGACCTTCTTCGTTTTACAAATGTCAATCTTGACCATCTCACTGAAACT tTTAATATGTCCTTCTACATGACCTACCTAGCACGATGGCCCGACTATTTCCACCTCGCCCAAGGCCCCGGTAACCATATCATGGGTTACA TTATGGGTAAAGTTGAGGGGCAAGGTGAATCTTGGCATGGTCATGTTACTGCAGTAACTGTTGCTCCCGACTATCGCAGGCAACAGTTAGCAAAGAAACTAATGAATCTTCTCGAAGACATCAGTGACAACAT TGACAAAGCCTATTTTGTTGATCTATTTGTGAGAGCATCAAATGCACCAGCCATCAAGATGTATGAAAAG CTTGGCTATGTGATTTATCGACGAGTGCTCCGTTATTATTCTGGGGAAGAAGATGGATTGG ATATGAGAAAGGCATTATCTCGTGATGTTGATAAGAAGTCCGTCATCCCTCTTAAACGGCCTGTCACTCCTGATGAGTTAGAGTACgactaa
- the LOC11425694 gene encoding N-terminal acetyltransferase B complex catalytic subunit NAA20 isoform X3, giving the protein MTTIRRFCCNDLLRFTNVNLDHLTETFNMSFYMTYLARWPDYFHLAQGPVMGKVEGQGESWHGHVTAVTVAPDYRRQQLAKKLMNLLEDISDNIDKAYFVDLFVRASNAPAIKMYEKLGYVIYRRVLRYYSGEEDGLDMRKALSRDVDKKSVIPLKRPVTPDELEYD; this is encoded by the exons ATGACGACAATACGTAGGTTTTGCTGCAACGACCTTCTTCGTTTTACAAATGTCAATCTTGACCATCTCACTGAAACT tTTAATATGTCCTTCTACATGACCTACCTAGCACGATGGCCCGACTATTTCCACCTCGCCCAAGGCCCCG TTATGGGTAAAGTTGAGGGGCAAGGTGAATCTTGGCATGGTCATGTTACTGCAGTAACTGTTGCTCCCGACTATCGCAGGCAACAGTTAGCAAAGAAACTAATGAATCTTCTCGAAGACATCAGTGACAACAT TGACAAAGCCTATTTTGTTGATCTATTTGTGAGAGCATCAAATGCACCAGCCATCAAGATGTATGAAAAG CTTGGCTATGTGATTTATCGACGAGTGCTCCGTTATTATTCTGGGGAAGAAGATGGATTGG ATATGAGAAAGGCATTATCTCGTGATGTTGATAAGAAGTCCGTCATCCCTCTTAAACGGCCTGTCACTCCTGATGAGTTAGAGTACgactaa
- the LOC11425694 gene encoding N-terminal acetyltransferase B complex catalytic subunit NAA20 isoform X2 produces the protein MTTIRRFCCNDLLRFTNVNLDHLTETFNMSFYMTYLARWPDYFHLAQGPGNHIMGYIEGQGESWHGHVTAVTVAPDYRRQQLAKKLMNLLEDISDNIDKAYFVDLFVRASNAPAIKMYEKLGYVIYRRVLRYYSGEEDGLDMRKALSRDVDKKSVIPLKRPVTPDELEYD, from the exons ATGACGACAATACGTAGGTTTTGCTGCAACGACCTTCTTCGTTTTACAAATGTCAATCTTGACCATCTCACTGAAACT tTTAATATGTCCTTCTACATGACCTACCTAGCACGATGGCCCGACTATTTCCACCTCGCCCAAGGCCCCGGTAACCATATCATGGGTTACA TTGAGGGGCAAGGTGAATCTTGGCATGGTCATGTTACTGCAGTAACTGTTGCTCCCGACTATCGCAGGCAACAGTTAGCAAAGAAACTAATGAATCTTCTCGAAGACATCAGTGACAACAT TGACAAAGCCTATTTTGTTGATCTATTTGTGAGAGCATCAAATGCACCAGCCATCAAGATGTATGAAAAG CTTGGCTATGTGATTTATCGACGAGTGCTCCGTTATTATTCTGGGGAAGAAGATGGATTGG ATATGAGAAAGGCATTATCTCGTGATGTTGATAAGAAGTCCGTCATCCCTCTTAAACGGCCTGTCACTCCTGATGAGTTAGAGTACgactaa